In one Cronobacter dublinensis subsp. dublinensis LMG 23823 genomic region, the following are encoded:
- the moaA gene encoding GTP 3',8-cyclase MoaA: MASQLTDAFARKFYYLRLSVTDVCNFRCTYCLPEGYRPAGVTNKGFLSLDEIRRVTRAFAALGTEKVRLTGGEPSLRRDFCDIIAAVRENPSVRQIAVTTNGYRLARDVAQWREAGLTAVNVSVDSLDARQFHAITGQDKFRQVMAGIDAAFDAGFAKVKVNTVLMRDVNHHQLDTFLNWIKTRPIQLRFIELMETGEGSELFRKHHISGATLREELLKRGWIHQLRSRADGPAQVFCHPDYDGEIGLIMPYEKDFCASCNRLRVSSVGKLHLCLFGDGGVDLRDLLAEEGQQAALMARIEEALRGKKQTHFLHQGNTGITQNLSYIGG; encoded by the coding sequence ATGGCTTCTCAACTTACCGATGCGTTTGCGCGTAAGTTCTATTACTTACGCCTGTCAGTGACTGACGTCTGCAACTTTCGTTGCACCTACTGTCTGCCGGAGGGTTACAGGCCCGCTGGCGTCACCAACAAAGGCTTTCTCTCGCTTGACGAAATCCGTCGCGTGACACGCGCGTTCGCGGCGCTCGGCACGGAAAAAGTGCGTCTCACCGGCGGTGAGCCGTCGCTGCGCCGCGATTTTTGCGACATCATCGCCGCCGTGCGTGAAAACCCCTCTGTTCGTCAGATTGCCGTGACGACCAACGGCTACCGGCTCGCGCGCGACGTCGCGCAGTGGCGCGAGGCCGGGCTCACGGCGGTTAACGTCAGCGTCGACAGCCTCGACGCCCGCCAGTTTCACGCGATTACCGGCCAGGACAAATTCCGCCAGGTGATGGCGGGCATCGACGCCGCGTTTGACGCAGGCTTTGCGAAGGTGAAAGTCAACACCGTGCTGATGCGCGATGTGAACCATCACCAGCTCGACACCTTCCTCAACTGGATCAAAACCCGCCCCATCCAGCTACGCTTTATTGAGCTGATGGAAACGGGCGAGGGCAGCGAACTCTTTCGCAAGCACCATATCTCGGGCGCGACTCTGCGCGAGGAGCTGCTGAAACGCGGCTGGATCCACCAGCTGCGCAGCCGCGCCGACGGCCCGGCGCAGGTCTTCTGCCACCCGGATTACGACGGTGAAATCGGGCTTATCATGCCCTATGAGAAAGATTTCTGCGCCAGCTGCAACCGCCTGCGCGTCTCGTCGGTCGGCAAACTGCATCTGTGCCTGTTCGGCGACGGCGGCGTGGATCTGCGCGATCTGCTGGCCGAAGAAGGGCAGCAGGCGGCGCTGATGGCGCGTATCGAAGAGGCGCTGCGCGGTAAAAAGCAAACCCATTTCCTGCATCAGGGCAATACCGGCATCACCCAGAATCTGTCCTACATCGGCGGCTGA
- the moaB gene encoding molybdenum cofactor biosynthesis protein B, producing MSQVSAEFLPARVAILTVSSRRGEEDDTSGHFLRDAAIEAGHQVVDKAIVKENRYAIRAEVSRWIASDDVQVVLINGGTGFTAGDQVPEALQPLFDREIAGFGEMFRMLSFEEIGTAMMQSRAVAGIANDTLIFAMPGSTRACRTAWENIIAPQLDARTRPCNFHPHLKK from the coding sequence ATGAGTCAGGTCAGCGCAGAGTTTCTGCCGGCGCGCGTCGCCATCCTTACCGTTTCCAGCCGTCGTGGCGAAGAAGACGACACCTCCGGACATTTTTTACGTGACGCGGCGATTGAGGCCGGGCATCAGGTGGTCGATAAAGCCATCGTCAAAGAGAACCGCTACGCCATTCGCGCCGAGGTGTCGCGCTGGATAGCCAGCGATGACGTACAGGTTGTGTTGATTAACGGCGGTACGGGCTTCACCGCAGGCGATCAGGTGCCGGAGGCGCTACAGCCGCTGTTTGACCGGGAGATTGCAGGCTTCGGCGAAATGTTCCGTATGCTCTCGTTTGAAGAGATAGGCACCGCCATGATGCAGTCACGCGCGGTAGCGGGTATCGCCAACGACACCCTGATTTTCGCGATGCCGGGCTCGACGCGCGCCTGCCGCACGGCCTGGGAAAACATCATCGCGCCGCAGCTCGACGCCCGCACGCGCCCGTGTAATTTTCACCCTCATCTGAAGAAGTAA
- the moaC gene encoding cyclic pyranopterin monophosphate synthase MoaC gives MSQLTHINAAGEAHMVDVSGKAETVREARAEAFVDMRPETLAMIVNGSHHKGDVFATARIAGIQAAKRTWELIPLCHPLLLSKVEVQLFADEAHSRVRIESLCRLTGKTGVEMEALTAASVAALTIYDMCKAVQKDMVIGPVRLLAKSGGKSGDFQVDAHD, from the coding sequence ATGTCGCAACTGACCCACATCAACGCCGCCGGTGAAGCCCATATGGTTGACGTCTCCGGCAAGGCGGAAACGGTGCGCGAAGCGCGCGCCGAAGCGTTTGTCGATATGCGCCCGGAGACGCTGGCCATGATCGTCAACGGCAGCCATCACAAAGGCGACGTGTTCGCCACCGCGCGCATTGCGGGTATTCAGGCCGCGAAACGCACCTGGGAGCTGATCCCGCTCTGCCATCCGCTGCTGCTGAGCAAAGTTGAAGTGCAGCTGTTCGCGGACGAAGCGCACAGCCGCGTGCGCATTGAGTCGCTGTGTCGTCTTACCGGCAAAACCGGCGTTGAAATGGAGGCGCTGACGGCAGCCTCGGTGGCGGCGCTGACCATCTATGACATGTGTAAAGCGGTGCAGAAAGATATGGTGATTGGCCCCGTGCGGCTGCTGGCAAAAAGCGGCGGCAAGTCGGGCGATTTTCAGGTGGATGCCCATGATTAA
- the moaD gene encoding molybdopterin synthase sulfur carrier subunit: MINVLFFAQVRELTGVDAERVAAEFATVEALREHLAARGGRFALALESGKLLAAVNQTLVPFDHPLADGDEVAFFPPVTGG; the protein is encoded by the coding sequence ATGATTAACGTGCTCTTTTTCGCGCAGGTGCGCGAGCTGACCGGCGTGGACGCCGAGCGTGTGGCGGCGGAATTCGCCACCGTCGAGGCGCTGCGAGAGCATCTCGCAGCGCGCGGCGGACGCTTTGCGCTGGCGCTGGAATCCGGCAAGCTGCTGGCGGCGGTCAACCAGACGCTGGTGCCGTTTGATCACCCGCTCGCCGACGGCGACGAGGTGGCGTTTTTCCCGCCGGTGACCGGAGGTTAA
- the moaE gene encoding molybdopterin synthase catalytic subunit MoaE has product MSDTRIRVGHDNFSVGEEYEWLAQCDEDGAVVTFTGKVRNHNLGDSVRALTLEHYPGMTEKALAEIVEEARARWPLQRVSVIHRVGELWPGDEIVFVGVTGAHRSQAFEAAQFIMDYLKTRAPFWKREATPDGDRWVEARDSDQQAAQRW; this is encoded by the coding sequence ATGAGCGATACCCGCATCCGCGTCGGCCATGACAATTTCAGTGTCGGTGAGGAATATGAGTGGCTCGCGCAGTGCGATGAAGATGGCGCGGTCGTGACGTTTACCGGCAAAGTGCGTAACCATAATCTTGGCGACAGCGTGCGTGCGCTGACGCTGGAGCACTATCCGGGGATGACCGAGAAAGCGCTGGCGGAGATAGTCGAGGAGGCGCGGGCGCGCTGGCCGTTGCAGCGCGTGTCGGTGATTCACCGCGTCGGCGAACTGTGGCCGGGCGATGAAATCGTGTTTGTCGGCGTGACCGGCGCGCACCGCAGCCAGGCCTTTGAGGCGGCGCAGTTTATTATGGATTATCTGAAAACGCGTGCGCCGTTCTGGAAGCGCGAAGCCACGCCGGACGGCGACCGTTGGGTCGAGGCGCGCGACAGCGATCAGCAGGCGGCGCAGCGCTGGTAA
- a CDS encoding Bax inhibitor-1/YccA family protein — MDRFPRSSQSIVQPRAGLQTFMAQVYGWMTCGLLLTAFVAWYSANNENLMMYIFSSRFVFFGLVIAQLALVFILSGLVHKLSPAVATALFMLYSALTGLTLSSIFLVYTYASIASTFVVTAGMFGVMSLYGYTTKRDLSGWGNILFMALIGLIIASLVNFWLKSPALMWAVTYIGVIVFVGLTAYDTQKLKSLGEQIDVSDHGNLRKYSILGALTLYLDFINLFLMLLRIFGNRR, encoded by the coding sequence ATGGATCGATTCCCACGCTCAAGTCAAAGCATTGTGCAGCCGCGCGCCGGACTGCAAACATTTATGGCGCAGGTCTATGGCTGGATGACCTGCGGTCTGTTACTGACCGCGTTTGTCGCCTGGTATTCCGCCAATAACGAAAACCTGATGATGTACATTTTCTCCAGCCGGTTTGTGTTCTTCGGGCTGGTTATTGCCCAGCTCGCGCTGGTATTTATTCTTTCAGGCCTGGTGCACAAGCTCAGCCCGGCGGTCGCCACCGCGCTGTTTATGCTCTATTCGGCGCTCACTGGCTTAACGCTGTCATCGATATTCCTGGTGTATACCTACGCCTCTATCGCCAGCACGTTTGTGGTGACGGCGGGAATGTTTGGCGTGATGAGTCTGTATGGCTACACCACCAAACGCGATTTAAGCGGCTGGGGCAACATTCTGTTTATGGCGCTTATCGGGCTGATTATCGCCTCGCTGGTGAACTTCTGGCTTAAAAGCCCGGCCCTGATGTGGGCGGTGACCTATATCGGCGTTATCGTGTTTGTGGGCCTGACCGCATATGACACCCAGAAGCTGAAAAGCCTGGGCGAGCAGATAGACGTCAGTGATCACGGGAACCTGCGGAAATATTCGATTCTCGGCGCGCTGACGCTGTACCTCGATTTTATCAACCTGTTCCTGATGCTGTTGCGTATTTTCGGCAACCGCCGCTAA
- a CDS encoding lysylphosphatidylglycerol synthase transmembrane domain-containing protein, with the protein MAKSHPKWRLTKKILTWLFFIAVVVLIVMYAQRVDWEEVWKVIKNYNRTALLISVALVIVSYLLYGCYDLLGRAYCGHKLAKRQVMLVSFVCYAFNLTLSTWVGGVGMRYRLYSRLGLPGSTITRIFSLSITTNWLGYILLGGVIFTFGVVKLPEHWYISEMTLRIIGMVLLAVIAVYMWFCAFAKRRHVTIKGQKLVLPSWKFAIAQMVISSANWMAMGAIIWLLLGQEINYFFVLGVLLVSSIAGVIIHIPAGIGVLEAVFIALLGGEHISHGAIIAALLAYRMLYFFAPLLLAIVFYLVLESRAKKLRAKNEKQLAKAQGSGEAPAESGDSSLKLAKEK; encoded by the coding sequence ATGGCGAAATCGCATCCGAAGTGGCGTCTGACGAAGAAGATCCTGACGTGGCTGTTTTTTATCGCCGTCGTCGTGCTGATTGTGATGTACGCGCAGAGAGTCGACTGGGAAGAGGTGTGGAAGGTTATTAAAAACTATAACCGCACCGCCCTGCTTATCTCGGTGGCGCTGGTTATCGTCAGTTATCTGCTTTACGGCTGTTATGACCTGCTGGGCCGCGCCTACTGCGGGCATAAGCTTGCTAAGCGACAGGTGATGCTGGTGTCGTTCGTTTGTTACGCGTTCAACCTGACGCTCAGCACCTGGGTCGGCGGCGTCGGGATGCGCTACCGGCTTTACTCGCGCCTGGGGCTGCCGGGCAGCACTATCACACGCATTTTCTCGCTGAGTATCACCACCAACTGGCTCGGTTATATCCTGCTGGGCGGCGTGATTTTCACCTTCGGCGTGGTGAAACTGCCTGAGCACTGGTATATCAGCGAGATGACGCTGCGCATTATCGGCATGGTGCTGCTCGCCGTGATTGCGGTTTATATGTGGTTTTGCGCGTTCGCCAAACGCCGCCATGTGACCATCAAAGGCCAGAAGCTGGTGCTGCCGTCGTGGAAATTCGCCATCGCGCAGATGGTGATTTCCAGCGCCAACTGGATGGCGATGGGCGCGATTATCTGGCTGCTGCTGGGCCAGGAGATTAACTATTTCTTCGTGCTGGGCGTGCTGCTGGTGAGCAGTATCGCCGGGGTGATTATCCATATCCCGGCGGGCATCGGCGTGCTGGAGGCGGTGTTTATCGCGCTGCTTGGCGGCGAGCATATCAGCCACGGCGCGATTATCGCCGCGCTGCTTGCCTATCGCATGCTCTATTTCTTCGCCCCGCTGCTGCTGGCTATCGTGTTCTATCTGGTGCTGGAGAGCCGGGCGAAGAAACTCCGCGCCAAAAACGAGAAGCAACTCGCGAAGGCGCAAGGATCCGGCGAGGCGCCAGCGGAGAGCGGCGATTCATCGCTGAAGCTTGCGAAAGAGAAGTGA
- the clsB gene encoding cardiolipin synthase ClsB: MKTNWRDGNRIELLENGDEFYPAVFDAIDNARSKIILETFIWFDDNVGRQLHEVILRAAQRGVSVEVLLDGYGSPDLSDEFVGTLTSAGVKFRYYDPRPRTLGMRTNVFRRMHRKIVVIDGEVAFVGGINYSAEHMSDYGPEAKQDYAVRVEGPVVQDIYQFVLRNLGEEQVSRWWQRHYQQAVDNTMPGEAQALFIWRDNNDHRDDIERHYLKMLANAKKEVIIANAYFFPGYRLLHAMRNAARRGVKVKLIVQGEPDMPIVKVGARLLYNYLVKGGVEVYEYLRRPLHGKVALMDDHWATVGSSNLDPLSLSLNLEANLIIHDTQFNQTLRDNLTRLIREDCKQVDESMMPKRTWWNLAKSVIVFHFLRHFPAMVGWLPAHTPKLAQVPPPVQPEIETQDRVETENPGVKP, from the coding sequence ATGAAAACAAACTGGCGTGACGGCAACCGTATTGAACTGTTAGAGAACGGCGATGAATTTTATCCCGCCGTGTTTGACGCGATAGACAATGCGCGCAGCAAAATCATTCTCGAAACCTTTATCTGGTTCGACGACAACGTCGGGCGTCAGCTGCACGAGGTTATCCTGCGCGCCGCGCAGCGCGGCGTCAGCGTCGAGGTGCTGCTGGACGGCTACGGCTCGCCGGATCTCAGCGATGAGTTCGTCGGCACCCTCACCTCGGCGGGCGTGAAGTTTCGCTATTACGATCCGCGCCCGCGCACGCTGGGCATGCGCACCAATGTGTTCCGCCGTATGCACCGCAAAATCGTGGTGATCGACGGCGAAGTGGCGTTCGTCGGCGGCATTAACTACTCCGCCGAGCATATGAGCGACTACGGACCGGAGGCGAAGCAGGATTATGCGGTGCGCGTCGAAGGCCCGGTGGTGCAGGATATTTATCAGTTCGTCCTGCGCAACCTTGGTGAAGAACAGGTGAGCCGCTGGTGGCAGCGCCACTATCAGCAGGCGGTGGACAACACCATGCCCGGCGAGGCGCAGGCGCTGTTTATCTGGCGCGATAATAACGATCATCGCGACGATATCGAGCGCCATTACCTGAAGATGCTGGCGAACGCCAAAAAAGAGGTGATCATCGCCAACGCCTATTTCTTCCCTGGCTACCGTCTGCTGCACGCCATGCGCAACGCCGCCCGCCGCGGCGTGAAAGTGAAGCTCATCGTGCAGGGTGAGCCGGATATGCCTATCGTTAAGGTAGGCGCCCGCCTGCTCTATAACTATCTGGTGAAGGGCGGCGTTGAGGTCTACGAATATCTGCGCCGTCCGCTGCACGGCAAAGTGGCGCTGATGGACGATCACTGGGCGACGGTGGGCTCCAGCAACCTCGACCCGCTGAGTCTGTCGCTTAATCTGGAGGCGAATCTGATCATTCACGATACGCAGTTCAACCAGACGCTTCGCGACAACCTGACGCGACTCATCCGCGAAGACTGTAAACAGGTGGATGAGAGCATGATGCCAAAGCGCACCTGGTGGAACCTCGCCAAGAGCGTCATCGTGTTCCACTTCCTGCGCCACTTCCCGGCGATGGTGGGCTGGCTGCCCGCCCATACGCCGAAGCTCGCGCAGGTGCCGCCGCCGGTACAACCTGAAATCGAAACCCAGGATCGGGTGGAAACTGAAAATCCAGGAGTGAAGCCCTGA
- a CDS encoding endonuclease/exonuclease/phosphatase family protein, with product MAETTQRFSLKVLTINTHKGFTAFNRRFILPELRDAVRTVSADIVCLQEVMGAHEVHPLHVENWPDTTHYEFLADTMWSDYAYGRNAVYPEGHHGNAVLSRYPIEHYENRDVSVPGTEKRGVLHCRITPPGFPKAIHVICVHLGLKEVHRQAQLSLLADMVNSLPEGEPVVVAGDFNDWRQQANRILRAQAGLDEVFTRAHGRPARTFPVSFPLLRLDRIYVKNASASAPTALPLRNWRHLSDHAPLAVEIHL from the coding sequence ATGGCAGAAACGACACAGCGATTTTCATTGAAGGTTTTGACTATTAACACCCATAAGGGTTTTACCGCTTTTAACCGACGCTTTATTTTACCGGAGCTGCGCGACGCGGTTCGTACGGTGTCGGCAGATATTGTCTGTCTTCAGGAAGTCATGGGCGCGCATGAAGTTCACCCGCTGCACGTGGAAAACTGGCCGGACACCACCCACTATGAATTTCTTGCCGATACGATGTGGAGCGATTACGCCTACGGCCGTAACGCCGTCTACCCGGAAGGGCATCACGGCAACGCCGTCCTGTCGCGCTACCCGATTGAACATTACGAAAACCGCGACGTCTCGGTGCCCGGCACCGAAAAGCGCGGCGTGCTGCACTGCCGTATTACCCCGCCCGGCTTTCCGAAAGCCATTCATGTGATTTGCGTTCATCTGGGGCTGAAAGAGGTGCACCGCCAGGCCCAGCTCTCGCTACTGGCCGATATGGTTAACAGCCTGCCGGAGGGCGAGCCGGTGGTGGTCGCGGGCGATTTTAACGACTGGCGCCAGCAGGCGAACCGTATTTTGCGCGCCCAGGCGGGGCTTGACGAGGTGTTTACCCGCGCCCACGGAAGACCGGCGCGGACCTTCCCGGTGAGCTTCCCGCTGCTGCGTCTCGACCGGATCTATGTGAAAAACGCCTCTGCGAGCGCGCCGACCGCGCTGCCGCTGCGTAACTGGCGCCATCTTTCCGATCATGCCCCGCTGGCAGTGGAGATCCATCTATGA
- a CDS encoding YbhQ family protein, giving the protein MKWQQYIRVATGLSCWQIMLHLVVVALLVVGWMSGTLVKIGLLLCALYALTVLLMLAFQRHHDGLWREVGDFLEELTTTWYFGTALIALWLLSRVLHNNLLLALAGVVIFAGPALLSLLVKERKRDSAHFSSKHGIRR; this is encoded by the coding sequence ATGAAGTGGCAACAATATATTCGCGTGGCGACAGGCTTAAGCTGCTGGCAGATTATGCTGCATCTGGTGGTCGTGGCGCTGCTGGTGGTGGGCTGGATGAGCGGGACGCTGGTGAAAATCGGCCTGCTGTTATGCGCGCTGTATGCGCTGACCGTGCTGCTGATGCTGGCGTTTCAGCGCCACCATGACGGCCTCTGGCGCGAGGTGGGCGACTTTTTAGAAGAGCTCACCACCACCTGGTATTTCGGCACAGCGCTGATTGCGCTCTGGCTGCTCTCCCGCGTGCTGCACAACAACCTGCTGCTGGCGCTGGCGGGCGTCGTGATCTTCGCAGGGCCGGCGCTGCTCTCGCTGCTGGTCAAAGAGCGCAAGCGCGACTCAGCCCACTTTTCGTCGAAACATGGCATACGCCGCTAA
- a CDS encoding ABC transporter permease — protein sequence MWHRLWTLMRKELQSLLREPQTRAILILPVVLQVILFPFAATLEVTNATIAIYNQDNGAHAVELTQRFARASAFSHVKVLNSEQAITPTLEARQALLAIHFPADFSRRLARGEPATLQILLDGRNSNSAQIAANYLQQIVKDYQEELLAGRAKPNNSELVVRNWYNPNLDYKWFVVPSLIAMITTIGVMIVTSLSVAREREQGTLDQLLVSPLATWQIFVGKAVPALIVATFQATIVLGIGIWGYQIPFAGSLALFYFTMVIYGLSLVGFGLLISALCATQQQAFIGVFVFMMPAILLSGYVSPVENMPVWLQNLTWINPIRHFTDITKAIYLKDASLEIIWRSVWPLLVIAATTGLAAYAMFRRKVG from the coding sequence ATGTGGCACCGCTTATGGACGCTTATGCGCAAAGAGTTGCAGTCGTTGCTGCGCGAGCCGCAGACCCGCGCCATTCTGATCCTGCCGGTGGTGTTACAGGTTATCCTGTTTCCGTTCGCCGCGACGCTGGAAGTCACCAACGCCACTATCGCGATTTACAACCAGGATAACGGCGCGCACGCGGTGGAGCTGACCCAGCGTTTCGCCCGCGCCAGCGCTTTCAGCCACGTGAAGGTGCTGAACAGTGAACAGGCGATCACGCCGACGCTTGAGGCCCGGCAGGCGCTGCTGGCTATCCACTTTCCGGCGGATTTCTCCCGCAGGCTGGCCCGCGGCGAACCCGCGACGCTGCAAATCCTGCTCGACGGGCGCAACTCCAACAGCGCCCAGATTGCAGCAAACTACCTGCAACAGATTGTAAAAGATTATCAGGAGGAGCTGCTGGCGGGCCGGGCGAAACCGAACAACAGCGAGCTGGTGGTGCGCAACTGGTATAACCCGAATCTCGACTACAAATGGTTCGTGGTGCCGTCGCTGATTGCGATGATAACGACTATCGGGGTGATGATTGTCACGTCATTATCGGTGGCGCGCGAACGCGAACAGGGCACGCTCGATCAGCTGCTGGTGTCGCCGCTCGCCACCTGGCAGATTTTTGTCGGCAAAGCGGTGCCCGCGCTGATTGTCGCCACGTTCCAGGCGACCATCGTGCTCGGCATCGGGATCTGGGGGTATCAGATCCCCTTCGCCGGATCGCTGGCGCTTTTTTACTTCACCATGGTGATTTACGGGTTATCGCTGGTGGGGTTTGGGCTGCTGATCTCGGCGCTCTGCGCGACGCAGCAGCAGGCGTTTATCGGCGTGTTCGTCTTTATGATGCCTGCGATTTTGCTCTCGGGATATGTGTCGCCAGTGGAGAATATGCCGGTCTGGCTGCAAAACCTGACGTGGATTAACCCGATCCGGCACTTTACCGACATTACCAAAGCGATTTATCTCAAGGACGCCAGCCTGGAGATTATCTGGCGCAGCGTGTGGCCGCTGCTGGTTATCGCGGCCACGACAGGGTTAGCGGCGTATGCCATGTTTCGACGAAAAGTGGGCTGA
- a CDS encoding ABC transporter permease has protein sequence MMNLRRARALCVKETRQILRDPSSWLIAFVIPLLLLFIFGYGINLDSSRLHVGVLLEERSEEALDFTHAITASPFIAPTISDNRPQLISLMQAGKIRGLVVIPVDFAAQMARPGGRAPIQVITDGSEPNTANFVRGYMEGIWQLWQTQRAADRGETFEPLIDVQLRYWFNPAAISQHFIIPGAVTIIMTVIGAILTSLVVAREWERGTMEALLSTEVTRGELLLCKLIPYYFLGMLAMLLCMLVSVFVLGVPYRGSLLALFFISSLFLLSTLGMGLLISTLTRNQFNAAQVALNAAFLPSVMLSGFIFQIDSMPAAIRAVTYVIPARYFVSTLQSLFLAGTLPGVLLVNVLFLLVSAVMFIGLTWLNTKRRLD, from the coding sequence ATGATGAACCTGCGGCGCGCGCGCGCGCTGTGCGTGAAAGAGACGCGCCAGATCTTGCGCGACCCGAGCAGTTGGCTTATTGCGTTCGTCATTCCCCTGCTGCTGCTGTTTATCTTCGGCTATGGCATTAACCTTGACTCCAGCCGCCTGCACGTCGGCGTATTGCTGGAGGAGCGCAGCGAAGAAGCGCTCGATTTCACCCACGCCATTACCGCCTCGCCATTTATCGCGCCTACCATCAGCGACAACCGCCCGCAGCTGATTAGCCTGATGCAGGCCGGGAAAATCCGCGGGCTGGTGGTTATCCCGGTGGATTTCGCCGCGCAAATGGCGCGGCCAGGCGGGCGCGCGCCGATCCAGGTGATCACCGACGGCAGCGAGCCGAACACGGCGAATTTCGTGCGCGGCTATATGGAGGGTATCTGGCAGCTGTGGCAGACCCAGCGCGCGGCGGATCGCGGCGAGACGTTCGAACCGCTGATTGACGTTCAGCTCCGCTACTGGTTTAACCCGGCGGCCATCAGCCAGCACTTTATCATTCCCGGCGCGGTAACCATTATCATGACGGTGATTGGGGCTATCCTCACCTCGCTGGTGGTGGCGCGCGAGTGGGAGCGCGGCACGATGGAGGCGCTGCTCTCAACCGAGGTGACGCGCGGCGAGCTGCTGCTGTGCAAGCTTATCCCCTACTATTTTCTCGGCATGCTGGCGATGTTGCTCTGTATGCTGGTGTCGGTGTTTGTTCTCGGCGTGCCGTACCGCGGCTCGCTGCTGGCGCTGTTTTTTATCTCCAGCCTGTTTCTGCTCAGCACGCTCGGCATGGGGCTTTTGATCTCGACGCTCACCCGCAACCAGTTTAACGCCGCCCAGGTGGCGCTGAACGCGGCGTTTCTGCCCTCGGTGATGCTCTCCGGATTTATCTTCCAGATAGACAGTATGCCCGCCGCGATCCGCGCGGTGACGTATGTCATTCCGGCGCGCTATTTCGTCAGTACGCTGCAAAGCCTGTTTCTCGCAGGCACCCTGCCCGGCGTCCTGCTGGTCAACGTGCTGTTTCTGCTGGTATCCGCCGTGATGTTTATCGGTCTGACGTGGCTTAACACTAAACGTCGGCTCGATTAA